A stretch of the Notamacropus eugenii isolate mMacEug1 chromosome 2, mMacEug1.pri_v2, whole genome shotgun sequence genome encodes the following:
- the LOC140522842 gene encoding olfactory receptor 14A2-like: MANLTMITGFLLMSFSNTWEMQVLHIMLFLLIYLMALMGNLLIFTLISLDMCLHTPMYFFLKNLSFLDFCFITVTVPKSIINSLSHSYSISYLGCATQVFLVILFAASEVFILTAMSYDRYVAICQPLHYEMIMKEEACMKMAAASWFTGGMIGLMYAVSTFSLPFCGSKEIHQFFCDVNSLLKIACSKSHIAVDVTIVIGSILVILCCIFIAISYGQIFSTVLKIPTTEGQSKAFSTCLPHLIILTVFVTTGAMAYLKPPLDSYTILVLLLSVLYTMVPPTLNPVIYSLRNKDMKTSMKKLIAKTHFSERLIAKAFH; the protein is encoded by the coding sequence ATGGCCAACCTCACCATGATCACAGGATTCCTGCTCATGAGCTTTTCTAATACCTGGGAGATGCAAGTTTTACATATCATGCTCTTCTTACTGATCTACTTGATGGCATTAATGGGAAACCTGCTCATCTTTACCCTCATCTCTCTGGATATGTGCCTCCACacccccatgtacttcttcctgaAGAATCTGTCCTTTTTAGATTTTTGCTTCATTACTGTGACTGTCCCCAAATCTATAATAAATTCTCTGAGCCATAGTTACTCTATCTCTTACTTAGGGTGTGCAACACAGGTCTTTTTAGTGATTTTATTTGCAGCATCAGAGGTTTTTATCCTCACAGCTATGTCCTATGATCGCTATGTGGCCATTTGTCAGCCCTTGCActatgaaatgataatgaaagaaGAGGCTTGCATGAAGATGGCAGCTGCTTCCTGGTTTACTGGAGGTATGATTGGTCTAATGTATGCAGTTAGTACATTCTCCTTGCCTTTCTGTGGCTCCAAAGAGATCCACCAGTTCTTCTGTGATGTCAATTCCCTACTGAAGATTGCCTGCTCTAAATCACACATTGCAGTTGATGTGACAATAGTTATTGGGAGCATTTTAGTGATTCTCTGCTGTATCTTCATAGCTATCTCTTATGGTCAAATCTTCTCAACTGTGCTAAAGATTCCAACCACAGAGGGTCAATCAAAAGCCTTCTCCACTTGCCTGCCCCACCTCATCATTCTTACAGTCTTTGTGACAACTGGAGCTATGGCTTATCTAAAACCACCTTTAGACTCTTATACAATTCTGGTTCTATTGTTGTCTGTGTTGTATACTATGGTGCCACCAACCTTGAACCCTGTTATTTATAGTCTGAGAAACAAGGATATGAAGACTTCCATGAAAAAGCTCATAGCCAAGACACACTTTTCAGAGAGATTAATTGCAAAGGCTTTTCATTGA